Part of the Halopseudomonas maritima genome, GGTCTGCGCTTGAGCGAAGAGGAGGAGTACCAGGGCGCTGACCTGTCGATCCACAAGATTGGGGCGACCTCCGACGACTGATCGTGCGCAGTCATGTGCAGCCGTAGGGCGGACAATGCCGCAGGCTTGTCCGCGTGGCACAGCGCAGAAGCCATAAAAAAACCGGGCAGCGTTGCCCGGTTTTTTGTGTCCGCAAGCAGCGGCGACTTATTCTTCCAGACCACCCATGGCGGTGATGTTGAAGCCACCGTCCACGTAGGTGATTTCACCGGACATACCGGAGGCCAGGTCGGAGCAGAGGAAGGCGCCGACGTTGCCGACCTCTTCGATGGTGACGTTGCGACGCAGCGGGGTTTGCGCGGCGTTGTGGGCCAGCATCTTGCGGAAGCTTTTGATGCCGGAGGCCGCCAGGGTGCGAATTGGGCCGGCAGAGATAGCGTTTACGCGGGTGCCTTCCGGGCCCAGACTGGTGGCCAGGTAGCGAACACCGGCTTCCAGACTGGCTTTGGCCATGCCCATGACGTTGTAGTTGGGCATGGTGCGCTCGGCGCCCAGGTAAGACAGCGTCAGCAGGCTGCCGTTGCGGCCTTTCATCATCTCGCGGCCAGCCTTGGCCAGGGCTACAAAGCTGTAGGCGCTGATGTCATGGGCAATGCGGAAGCCTTCACGGGTGGTGACTTCGGCGAAGTTGCCGTCCAGCTGGTCACCCGGGGCAAAGCCGACTGAGTGAACGATGCAGTCCAGGCCGTCCCACTTCTTGGCCAGTTCGACGAACACCTGTTCGATCTCGGCGTCGTCGGCCACATCGCAGGGGAAGCACAGCTCAGGACCGGAGCCCCAGCCGGCCGCGAATTCTTCAACCCGGCCTTTCAGCTTTTCGTTCTGATAGGTGAAGGCCAGTTCGGCGCCCTCGCGGTGCATGGCCGCGGCGATGCCGGAGGCAATGGACAGTTTGCTGGCTACGCCAACGATGAGTACGCGCTTTCCGCTGAGAAATCCCATAGTGCTTTCCTGTTTAGTGCATGGCCGTATCGGCCCTGTTATCGGTTTGCGGCAGGGCAAAGGCCGCTTCCAACAGCTGCCGCGTATACGCGTGCTGCGCAGAAGCGAAGATGTCGCCTGCCGGTCCCTGTTCTACTACTTCGCCCTGGCGGATCACCATCAACTGATGGCTGAGAACCTTGACCACTGCCAGGTCGTGACTGATAAACAAATACGTCAGATTGTACTTCTGCTGCAGATTGCGCAGCAGCTCAACTACCTGCCCCTGTACCGTGCGATCGAGCGCTGAGGTCGGCTCATCCAGCAGGATCAGCTTGGGCTTGAGCACCAGTGCTCGGGCAATCGAGATCCGTTGGCGCTGGCCGCCGGAAAACTCGTGCGGATAGCGGTGCCGGGTCTCCGGATCCAGACCAACTTCCTGCAAGGCCTGAATCACCATCTGTTCACGCTCTGCCTCATTGCCGATGCGGTGAATCTCCAGCCCTTCGCTGATGATCTGACCGACGGACATGCGCGGGCTCAGACTACCGTACGGATCCTGAAAAACCACCTGCAGCTCGCGGCGCAGCGGGCGTACCTCCTGTTGGCTAAGCCCGTCCAGGCGCTTGCCGTCACATTCGATCAGGCCCTGGCTGTCGATCAGCCGCAGGATCGCCATGCCCAGCGTGGTCTTGCCCGAGCCGCTTTCACCGACAATGCCCAGGGTCTGCCCACGGGGCAGGCTGAAGCTGATGTCGGTGACCGCCTTGACGTGATCAACGGTACGTCGCAGCACGCCTTTTTTGATCGGAAACCACACCCGCACCTGCTCCGCCCGCAGAATATCCTCTGCATTCGGATCGACCGGAACCGGCTCGCCGCTCGGGTCTGCAGCCAACAGCTGACGGGTGTAGTCGTGCTGCGGCTTGCTGAACAGAGTAGCGCAATCGTTCTCTTCGACGACGTCTCCGCGATACATGACACATACCCGGTGGGCAATTTTGCGGACCAGGTTCAGATCGTGGCTGATCAGCAGCATGGCCATGCCGAGTTTCTGCTGCAGCTCCTTGAGTAGTTCGAGGATTTTCAGCTGTACCGTGACATCCAGCGCGGTGGTCGGCTCGTCGGCAATCAGCAGCTCCGGTTCATTGGCCAGCGCCATGGCGATCATCACGCGCTGGCGCTGGCCACCAGACAGCTCATGGGGGTAGGCGCCCAGGCGCTTGCGTGGCTCTGGAATGCCCACCAGCTCCAGCAGCTCCAGCGTGCGTTCGCGCGCCTGCGCCTTGTTCAGTCCCTTGTGCAGAGCGAGCACCTCACCAATCTGCCGCTCTACGCTGTGCAGCGGGTTGAGCGAGCTCATGGGCTCCTGAAAGATCATCGAGATGCGGTTGCCACGGACCTTGCGCAGCTGGTTTTCGCCAGCCTTGAGCAGGTCGCTGCCTTGAAACTCGATGCTGCCGCTGGGGTGTGAGGCGAGCGGGTAGGGCAACAGGCGCAGAATGGAGTGCGCGGTGACCGACTTGCCGGAGCCGCTCTCACCGACCAGCGCCAGGGTCTGGCCGGGCTGAATGTCAAAGCTGACATCCTTGACCGCCAGAACGCTGTCATCGCCCTGCCGGAAGGCGACGCTGAGATTGCGGATGCTGATCAAAGGTTGTTCGCTCATCTCATTTCCTTGGGTCAAAGGCATCACGCAGCGCTTCGCCGATAAACACCAGCAGGCTGAGCATCAGCGACAGCACGACAAAGGCGGTAATCCCCAGCCAGGGCGCCTGCAAGTTGCTCTTGCCCTGGGCAATCAGCTCGCCCAGCGATGGCGCGCCGGGTGGCAGGCCAAAGCCCAGAAAGTCGAGCGAGGTCAGGGTGATGACGCCACCGGTCAGAATAAAGGGGAAGAAGGTCAGGGTGGCGACCATGGCGTTGGGCAGAATGTGCCTGAACATGATCACCTGGTTGCTGGCACCCAGGGCGCGGGCGGCGCGCACGTACTCCAGATTGCGTCCGCGCAGGAATTCGGCACGCACCACGTCCACCAGTGCCATCCAGGAGAACAGCAGCATGATGCCCAGCAGCCACCAGAAGTTGGGCTGTACGAAGCTGGCCAGAATGATCAGCAGGTAGAGCACCGGCAGGCCGGACCAGACCTCGATGAAACGCTGGCCGAACAGGTCTATGCGCCCGCCGTAGAAGCCCTGCACCGCGCCGGCAATGACGCCGATGATCGAGCTGAAGATGGTCAGCGTCAGGGCAAACAGCACCGAGATACGGAAGCCGTAGATCACCCGTGACATCACGTCCCGCGCCTGATCATCGGTGCCCAGCCAGTTATCCGCCGAAGGCGGCGCAGGGGCAGGCACCTGCAGGTCGTAGTTGATGGTGTCGTAGTGATAGGGAATGGGTGGCCAGAGCATCCAGCCATCGCCTGCCTCGGTAATCAGCTCCTGCACGTAGGGGCTGCGGTAGTCGGCTTCGATCGGAAACTCGCCGCCAAAGGCGGTTTCCGGATAGCGTTTGAACACCGGAAAGTACAGCTCGCCCTGATAGCCCACGGCCAGTGGCTTGTCGTTGGCAATCAGCTCGGCGCCCAGGCTGAGGACGAATAGCACCATGAACAGGTGTAACGACCACCAGCCGCGGCGGTTGGCACGAAAGCGCGCAAAGCGGCGCTGATTGAGCGGGGACAGATTGAATAGACGCATGGATCAACCCTCCCGGCTGGAAAAGTCGATACGCGGATCGACCAGGGTGTAGGCGATATCGCCGATCAGCTTCACCACCAGACCGACCAGTGTGAAGATGTAGAGCGTGCCGAACATCACCGGGTAGTCGCGGTTGATCGCCGCTTCAAAGCCGAGCAGGCCGAGGCCATCGAGGGAGAAAATCACCTCGATCAGCAGCGAGCCGGTGAAGAAGATGCTGATCAGCGCCGACGGGAAGCCGGCAATGATCAGCAGCATGGCATTACGAAACACATGGCCGTAGAGCACGCGGCGCTCGGAGAGCCCCTTGGCGCGGGCGGTGACCACGTATTGCTTGCCGATCTCGTCGAGAAAGCAGTTCTTGGTCAGCATGGTCAGGGTGGCAAAGCTGCCTACCACCATGGCAAAGATCGGCAGCACCAGGTGCCAGAAGTAGTCGAGAATCTGCTCGCCGGTACTCATCTGCTCGAAGTTGTTAGAGGTCAGCCCGCGCAGCGGGAACCAGTCCAGATAGCTGCCGCCGGCAAACAGCACGATCAGCAGAATCGCCAGCAAAAAGCCGGGGATGGCGTAACCGACAATGATCAGCGAGCTGGTCCAGACATCAAAGGCGGAGCCGTGCTTGATGGCCTTGCGAATGCCAAGCGGGATGGAAATCAGGTAGGTCAGCAGGGTGGTCCATAGCCCCAGCGAAATGGAAACGGGCATCTTCTCCAGAATCAGGTCGGTGACCTTGGCGTCGCGAAAGAAACTGTCGCCAAAGTCGAACTGCAGGTAGCCCTTGATCATCAGCCAGAAGCGCTCATGGGCGGGCTTGTCAAAGCCGTACATGCGCTCGATCTCGGCGATGATGTCCGGGTCCAGCCCCTGGGCGCCGCGATAGTTGCCGCCGCTGGCCACTTCACTGCCGCCCCCGCCGACCCGGCTGGTGGCGCTGCCCTCAAAGCCTTCGAGGTTGGCAATCATCTGCTCGACGGGGCCGCCGGGTGCGGCCTGGATGATCAGGAAGTTGATCAGCAGGATGCCGAACAGGGTCGGAATAATCAGCAGCAAACGGCGAATGATGTAAGCCAGCATGCTTATTCGGCTCCCTCGGCGCTGGGTGCTACCTGTTGCTGATGGCCTTGCAGGCGCGCATCGCGCTCGGCATCAACCCACCAGGTAAACAGGCCCAGGCTGTATTTTGGCGATTTGGCCGGGTGGCCGAACTTGTCCCAGTAGGCAACGCGATAGACGTTGGTGTACCAGTTGGGCACCACCAGGTGCAGTGAGCGCAGGGCCCTATCCAGTGCGCGGGTGTGGGTGACCAGACTGTCGCGTGAGTCCGCCTGAATCAGACCTTCGACCAGGGCATCGATTGCCGGGTCGCGCAGCCCCATGAGGTTGCGGCTGCCCGGGTTGTCGGCGCTGGAGCTGTGCCAATACTCGCGCTGCTCGTTACCGGGAGAGTTGGACTGGCCAAAGCTGGTGACCACCATGTCGAAGTCGCGCGAGCGCAGGCGGTTGATGTATTGAGACACGTCTACCCGGCGCAGCTCCAGGTTGATGCCCAGCGATGCCAGGTTGCGCTTGAAGGGCAGCAGGACGCGCTCGAAATCAGCCTGCACCAGCAGAAACTCGAAGCTCAGTTGCTCACCTTCGGCGTTGACCAGCTTGTCGTCAACGATCTGCCAGCCAGCCTCCTGCAGCAGTGCATAGGCTTGACGGCGCTGTTCGCGCACGGTGCCGCTGCCATCGGTGGTGGGTGGCGTCCAGGCTGCGCCAAAGGCGGCTTCGGGTAGTTGCCCGCGCAGCGGCTCCAGCAGTGCCAACTCTTCTTCATCGGGCGTGCCGCGCGCAGCCAATTCCGAGTTGTCGAAGTAGCTGGTGGTGCGGGTGTAGGCACCGTGAAACAGCTTGGCGTTGGACCATTCAAAGTCGAATAGCAGGGCAATCGCCTGACGTACTCTGGCATCGGCAAAGTAGGCTTTGCGCAGGTTGAAGACAAAGCCTTGCATACCCTGGGTGTTGTGATTGGGGATTTCTTCTTTGATGATGCGCCCGTCGCTCAGGGCCGGGCTGGTGTAGCCGGTCGCCCAGTTCTTGGCGGCCACTTCCTCGTTCAGGTCAATCTGTCCGGCCTTGAAGGCTTCGAGAATCACGCTGGTGTCGCGGTAGTAGTCGGTCACCACCTTGTCGAAGTTGTAGAAACCACGTTGCACGGGCAGGTCCGCGGCCCAGTAGTCGTTGACGCGCTCGAAGGTCACGCTGCGTCCGGGGCGTACCTGGGTGATGCGGTAGGGGCCGCTGCCCAGCGGCGGCTCCAGGGAGCCTTTGCTGAAGTCGCGCTCGGCCCAGTAGTGCTTGGGCAGTACCGGCAGTTGCCCCAGCACCAGCGGCAGCTCGCGGTTGCCGCTGTGCTTGAAGTGAAAGGTGACGGTATGTTCATCGTCGGCGACCACCTGATCTACATCGCTGTAGTAGGCGCGGTAGAAGGGGGCGCCTTGTTCAACCAGGGCGTTGAAGGTGAATACCACATCGTCGGCAGTAATGCCGACGCCATCGTGAAAGCGAGCTTCTGGTCGCAGGTAATAGCGCACCCAGCTGTTGTCCTCGGCCTTTTCGATGCTCTTGGCCACCAGGCCGTACTCGGTAAAGGGCTCGTCCAGCGCGTGGAAGGTCAGGGTGTCGTAGATCAGACCAAGGTTTTCGGCGGCGGTGCCCCGGCTGATGTAGCCATTGAAGGAGTCAAAGCTGCCGAAACCGGACAGTCGCAGAGTGCCGCCCCTGGGGGCGTCCGGGTTGACGTAATCGAAGTGGGTGAAGTCTGCGCCATACTTGGGCGCCTCATCATAGAGCGTGACGGCGTGTTGTGGTGCGGCCTGCAACGCGCCGCTAGCGCATATCAGCAGAGCCAGGCTACAGGTTTTCAACGAGAGTCGCATTCAGGTCCCTTGTTCTTCTATTGTTGCGCCGGCGCTTGCCACCAACTGCGAATCGACAGCGAGTAGGGTGCAATCTCCGGCGTGCGGAGCCAGCTGCGGTAGGCGATGCGGTGGTAATCGACATACCAGTTCGGAATCGTATAGTGGTGCCACAGCAAAACCCTGTCGAGGGCCCGTGCAGCCGCTACCTGCTCGCTGCGGCTGCTGGCCGCCCGAAGCTGTTCGACCAGACTGTCCACGACCGGGTTGTTGATACCCGCGTAATTGCGGCTGCCTTTGACGTTGCGCTGGCTGGAGTGAAAGTAGCTGAACTGCTCCAGACCAGGTGAAAGCCCTTGTGGCAGGGTGGTCAGAATCATGTCGTAGTCAAACTGGTCCAGTCGTGCCTTGTATTGCGCCCGGTCCACGGTACGAATCTGCATATCGATGCCCAAACGCGCCAGATTTGCCCGGTAGGGCTGCAGGATACGTTCCAGACTGGGGTTGACCAGCAGCATTTCAAACCGCAAATCCTGGCCCTGATCGTTCTGCAGGCGCCCCTGGCGCAGCCTCCAGCCGGCTTCGGCAAACAGCTCCACCGCTTCACGCAGGGTATCGCGCGGAATGCCGCGCCCGTCGGTCACGGGTAGACTGAATGGCTGCAGGAAGAGTTCCGAGGGCAGTTGCTCGCGAAAGGGTGACAGGTACAGGAACTCCTGCCCGGCAGGCAGGCCTGTCGCGCTGAACGGGCTATTGGGATAGTAGCTTTGCGAGCGCCGGTAGGCATCGTAGAACAGCACCCGGTTGGACCACTCAAAGTCGAATAGCATGCCCAGTGCCTTGCGCAGCGGCAGGCTGTCGAACGGGGTGCGACGGGTATTGAAGAACATCGCCTGGGTAGGGCTGGGTATCTCGTGGGGTACCGCGCGCTTGATTACGTCGCCGCTGGCCACCGCCGGAAAGGCGTAGGCGTTGGCCCAGTTGGCCGCTTTGCGGTCGATGTAAATATCGAATTCGCCGGCCTTGAAGGCTTCAAAGGCGACGCTGTTGTCGCGGTAAAACTCCACTTCCATGCGGTCCAGGTTGTACTTGCCTCGGTTGATAGGCAGGTCGCGGCCCCAGTAATCCTCCACCCGCTGAAAACTGATGCGCCGGCCGGGGTCCACGCTGCTGACCCGATAGGGGCCGCTGTTGAGGCCGGCCTGGAACGTGGTGGTGGCAAAGTCTCGGCCCTGCCAGTAGTGCGCCGGCAGCACCGGCAGTTCGCCCAGACGCAGGATCAGCATTGAATTGCCGGGGCGGCTGAAGATAAAGCGAATGCGGCGCTCGCCCAGGATGTCGATGCGACTGACGTCTTGCAGCACCGAGCGGTAGTTGGGGTGACCCTGCTCTTTGAGCAGGCGGTAGGAAAAGGCCACGTCGTCGGCGGTAATCGGCTCGCCGTCGTGGAAACGCGCCTCGGGCCGCAAATTGAACACCACCCAGCTGCGGTTGTCGGCAAACTCCAGGCTTTCGGCGATCAGGCCGTAGGCCGAATAAGGCTCGTCAGCAGAGGGGTCATAGATACCGCTGCCCACCATCAACGGCTCGTTCAACTCGCTGATGCCAAACTGCGCAAAGTCGCCGGTGTTGATCGGGCTGGTGCCTTTGAGGGTGTAGGGGTTGAGGGTGTCAAAGGTGCCGTTACCCATAACGCGCAGCGTGCCGCCCTTGGGCGCGTCCGGGTTGACGTAATCCAGATGCTCGAAGTTGGCAGGGTATTTGGGCTGGCCGTAAAGCGAGTAGCCGTGCTGATGGTAGAGCGTGGCCCAGCTGGACGGGGCGGTGATCAGTAGTAGCGCCAGACATAGCGTTCGAGACAGCAAGGGCATGACATTCCGCACGATAGAGTGGCCGGTGACTGACGACACTGCTCTGGCTGCACCTCGAGTGACAGCTGGTGTCGGCGCGCCGTCAGCGATGTTGCCAACGCTACCATT contains:
- the fabI gene encoding enoyl-ACP reductase FabI yields the protein MGFLSGKRVLIVGVASKLSIASGIAAAMHREGAELAFTYQNEKLKGRVEEFAAGWGSGPELCFPCDVADDAEIEQVFVELAKKWDGLDCIVHSVGFAPGDQLDGNFAEVTTREGFRIAHDISAYSFVALAKAGREMMKGRNGSLLTLSYLGAERTMPNYNVMGMAKASLEAGVRYLATSLGPEGTRVNAISAGPIRTLAASGIKSFRKMLAHNAAQTPLRRNVTIEEVGNVGAFLCSDLASGMSGEITYVDGGFNITAMGGLEE
- a CDS encoding ABC transporter ATP-binding protein; protein product: MSEQPLISIRNLSVAFRQGDDSVLAVKDVSFDIQPGQTLALVGESGSGKSVTAHSILRLLPYPLASHPSGSIEFQGSDLLKAGENQLRKVRGNRISMIFQEPMSSLNPLHSVERQIGEVLALHKGLNKAQARERTLELLELVGIPEPRKRLGAYPHELSGGQRQRVMIAMALANEPELLIADEPTTALDVTVQLKILELLKELQQKLGMAMLLISHDLNLVRKIAHRVCVMYRGDVVEENDCATLFSKPQHDYTRQLLAADPSGEPVPVDPNAEDILRAEQVRVWFPIKKGVLRRTVDHVKAVTDISFSLPRGQTLGIVGESGSGKTTLGMAILRLIDSQGLIECDGKRLDGLSQQEVRPLRRELQVVFQDPYGSLSPRMSVGQIISEGLEIHRIGNEAEREQMVIQALQEVGLDPETRHRYPHEFSGGQRQRISIARALVLKPKLILLDEPTSALDRTVQGQVVELLRNLQQKYNLTYLFISHDLAVVKVLSHQLMVIRQGEVVEQGPAGDIFASAQHAYTRQLLEAAFALPQTDNRADTAMH
- a CDS encoding ABC transporter permease; the protein is MRLFNLSPLNQRRFARFRANRRGWWSLHLFMVLFVLSLGAELIANDKPLAVGYQGELYFPVFKRYPETAFGGEFPIEADYRSPYVQELITEAGDGWMLWPPIPYHYDTINYDLQVPAPAPPSADNWLGTDDQARDVMSRVIYGFRISVLFALTLTIFSSIIGVIAGAVQGFYGGRIDLFGQRFIEVWSGLPVLYLLIILASFVQPNFWWLLGIMLLFSWMALVDVVRAEFLRGRNLEYVRAARALGASNQVIMFRHILPNAMVATLTFFPFILTGGVITLTSLDFLGFGLPPGAPSLGELIAQGKSNLQAPWLGITAFVVLSLMLSLLVFIGEALRDAFDPRK
- a CDS encoding microcin C ABC transporter permease YejB → MLAYIIRRLLLIIPTLFGILLINFLIIQAAPGGPVEQMIANLEGFEGSATSRVGGGGSEVASGGNYRGAQGLDPDIIAEIERMYGFDKPAHERFWLMIKGYLQFDFGDSFFRDAKVTDLILEKMPVSISLGLWTTLLTYLISIPLGIRKAIKHGSAFDVWTSSLIIVGYAIPGFLLAILLIVLFAGGSYLDWFPLRGLTSNNFEQMSTGEQILDYFWHLVLPIFAMVVGSFATLTMLTKNCFLDEIGKQYVVTARAKGLSERRVLYGHVFRNAMLLIIAGFPSALISIFFTGSLLIEVIFSLDGLGLLGFEAAINRDYPVMFGTLYIFTLVGLVVKLIGDIAYTLVDPRIDFSSREG
- a CDS encoding extracellular solute-binding protein; the encoded protein is MRLSLKTCSLALLICASGALQAAPQHAVTLYDEAPKYGADFTHFDYVNPDAPRGGTLRLSGFGSFDSFNGYISRGTAAENLGLIYDTLTFHALDEPFTEYGLVAKSIEKAEDNSWVRYYLRPEARFHDGVGITADDVVFTFNALVEQGAPFYRAYYSDVDQVVADDEHTVTFHFKHSGNRELPLVLGQLPVLPKHYWAERDFSKGSLEPPLGSGPYRITQVRPGRSVTFERVNDYWAADLPVQRGFYNFDKVVTDYYRDTSVILEAFKAGQIDLNEEVAAKNWATGYTSPALSDGRIIKEEIPNHNTQGMQGFVFNLRKAYFADARVRQAIALLFDFEWSNAKLFHGAYTRTTSYFDNSELAARGTPDEEELALLEPLRGQLPEAAFGAAWTPPTTDGSGTVREQRRQAYALLQEAGWQIVDDKLVNAEGEQLSFEFLLVQADFERVLLPFKRNLASLGINLELRRVDVSQYINRLRSRDFDMVVTSFGQSNSPGNEQREYWHSSSADNPGSRNLMGLRDPAIDALVEGLIQADSRDSLVTHTRALDRALRSLHLVVPNWYTNVYRVAYWDKFGHPAKSPKYSLGLFTWWVDAERDARLQGHQQQVAPSAEGAE
- a CDS encoding extracellular solute-binding protein, which encodes MSRTLCLALLLITAPSSWATLYHQHGYSLYGQPKYPANFEHLDYVNPDAPKGGTLRVMGNGTFDTLNPYTLKGTSPINTGDFAQFGISELNEPLMVGSGIYDPSADEPYSAYGLIAESLEFADNRSWVVFNLRPEARFHDGEPITADDVAFSYRLLKEQGHPNYRSVLQDVSRIDILGERRIRFIFSRPGNSMLILRLGELPVLPAHYWQGRDFATTTFQAGLNSGPYRVSSVDPGRRISFQRVEDYWGRDLPINRGKYNLDRMEVEFYRDNSVAFEAFKAGEFDIYIDRKAANWANAYAFPAVASGDVIKRAVPHEIPSPTQAMFFNTRRTPFDSLPLRKALGMLFDFEWSNRVLFYDAYRRSQSYYPNSPFSATGLPAGQEFLYLSPFREQLPSELFLQPFSLPVTDGRGIPRDTLREAVELFAEAGWRLRQGRLQNDQGQDLRFEMLLVNPSLERILQPYRANLARLGIDMQIRTVDRAQYKARLDQFDYDMILTTLPQGLSPGLEQFSYFHSSQRNVKGSRNYAGINNPVVDSLVEQLRAASSRSEQVAAARALDRVLLWHHYTIPNWYVDYHRIAYRSWLRTPEIAPYSLSIRSWWQAPAQQ